One Hordeum vulgare subsp. vulgare chromosome 4H, MorexV3_pseudomolecules_assembly, whole genome shotgun sequence DNA window includes the following coding sequences:
- the LOC123449172 gene encoding thaumatin-like protein 1, translating into MGIQRVCFVVALLCMCLREGGAVTFTFLNRCTGTVWPGILSNAGTARIEPTGFALPPGAARALPFPTGWSGRLWARTGCAQDAAGRFACATGDCGTGTLECAGRDGATPATLAEFTLDGGGHNDFYDVSLVDGYNLPILVEPAGSSATGTTCAAAGCSADLNLRCPAELRSAGGGACRSACDAFGKPEYCCSGAFANPNTCHPTAYSQAFKLACPRSYSYAFDDPTSTFTCAGGRDYTITFCPVATPSLKSAGGATVVPTPTMPGSTAFAPPVMPRQAGGQADGQGVILGDNSWLANMATGDMSAATPSRTAMIPAAPLALLILRLLL; encoded by the exons ATGGGAATCCAAAGAGTTTGCTTCGTCGTTGCGCTGCTTTGTATGTGCCTGAGAG AGGGAGGAGCTGTGACATTCACGTTCCTGAACCGGTGCACGGGGACGGTGTGGCCGGGCATCCTGTCCAACGCCGGGACGGCGAGGATCGAGCCCACGGGCTTCGCGCTGCCGCCCGGCGCGGCGCGTGCTCTGCCGTTCCCGACCGGCTGGTCAGGCCGGCTGTGGGCGCGCACGGGCTGCGCGCAGGACGCGGCCGGGCGGTTCGCGTGCGCCACGGGCGACTGCGGCACGGGCACGCTGGAGTGCGCGGGACGGGACGGGGCGACGCCCGCGACGCTGGCCGAGTTCACGCTCGACGGCGGGGGCCACAACGACTTCTACGACGTGAGCCTCGTGGACGGCTACAACCTGCCCATCCTGGTGGAGCCCGCGGGGAGCAGCGCCACCGGCACGACGTGCGCCGCGGCGGGCTGCTCCGCGGACCTGAACCTGCGGTGCCCCGCGGAGCTGCGGTCCGCGGGCGGCGGCGCGTGCCGGAGCGCGTGCGACGCGTTCGGCAAGCCGGAGTACTGCTGCAGCGGCGCGTTCGCCAACCCCAACACCTGCCACCCCACCGCCTACTCGCAGGCCTTCAAGCTGGCGTGCCCGCGCTCATACAGCTACGCCTTCGACGACCCCACCAGCACCTTCACCTGCGCCGGCGGCCGCGACTACACCATCACCTTCTGCCCCGTCGCCACCCCAAG CCTGAAATCGGCGGGTGGGGCGACGGTGGTGCCGACGCCGACGATGCCGGGCTCGACAGCGTTCGCGCCCCCGGTGATGCCAAGGCAAGCAGGCGGCCAGGCCGACGGGCAGGGCGTGATACTGGGGGACAACTCCTGGCTCGCCAACATGGCCACCGGCGACATGTCGGCGGCGACGCCGAGCAGGACGGCGATGATCCCGGCCGCGCCGCTCGCACTGCTCATCCTCCGGCTGCTTCTATAG
- the LOC123449173 gene encoding calmodulin-lysine N-methyltransferase isoform X1 — protein sequence MGSSSPSPSPEPPQSSAPAGGASNASLRWHILRRALLSRSASPHASEGTSKDPQEKGDTNKISRKTSRGFNLIKCHTVPISQLNKSQGDSLNRNENGVECQRDVCVCYKLPCGGSPELNVIYRRDDSLELNDIEASNRFNIDTTGLVVGRLKRSLPSTVSTIQICSDIPLVLDLIREISTHSSRSKRVLELGAGYGLAGLVIAASANAGEVIISDGNPQVVGYIQQNMSINAKTFGQTKVKPMTLHWDQEQASDMLNSFDIIVASDCTFFKQFHQSLAWTVKSLLKHSETSQAIFLSPRRGDSLNKFLETIKEYGLCYELIENYDPTVWNLHESYVAGDDTSWPNYNEEHCYPLLVRITFGHFD from the exons ATGGGATCCTCCTCGCCTTCCccgtcgccggagccgccgcagTCGTCCGCTCCTGCCGGTGGAGCCTCCAATGCCAGCCTGCGGTGGCACATCCTCCGCCGCGCCCTGCTCTCTCGCTCCGCCTCTCCCCACGCATCAG AGGGAACCTCTAAGGATCCGCAGGAGAAAGGTGATACCAACAAAATTTCGAGGAAGACATCGCGTGGTTTTAATCTGATCAAGTGTCACACAGTGCCAATTTCACAGCTAAATAAATCACAAGGAGATTCATTAAATAGAAATGAAAATGGTGTTGAATGCCAAAGAGATGTCTGTGTTTGTTATAAGCTGCCCTGTGGTGGTTCACCGGAACTTAATGTAAT ATACAGAAGAGATGATTCCCTTGAACTAAATGACATTGAAGCTTCCAACCGATTTAATATTGACACTACTGGACTT GTTGTTGGCCGTCTGAAGAGGTCCTTGCCTTCTACTGTATCAACCATTCAGATATGTTCAG ATATTCCACTTGTCCTGGACTTGATTCGGGAGATTTCAACCCACAGTTCTAG GTCTAAAAGGGTGCTTGAACTTGGAGCTGGTTACGGATTGGCGGGACTTGTTATTGCAGCCAGTGCAAATGCTGGCGAGGTTATTATTTCTGATGGAAACCCACAAGTAGTTGGAT ATATTCAACAGAACATGTCGATCAATGCAAAAACTTTTGGTCAAACGAAAGTTAAACCTATGACACTGCATTGGGATCAAGAGCAAGCTTCAGACATGTTGAACTCTTTTGACATCATTGTTGCAAGTGACTG TACATTTTTCAAGCAATTCCATCAAAGCCTTGCCTGGACAGTCAAATCTTTGTTGAAGCATTCGGAGACCTCGCAGGCTATCTTTCTGAGCCCAAGGAGAGGTGATTCACTCAACAAGTTCCTAGAAACAATCAAAGAATATGGTTTATGTTATGAGTTGATAGAGAATTATGATCCCACTGTCTGGAATCTGCACGAAAGCTATGTGGCAGGAGATGACACATCGTGGCCCAACTATAATGAGGAGCATTGCTACCCTTTGTTGGTCAGAATTACTTTTGGACATTTTGATTGA
- the LOC123449173 gene encoding calmodulin-lysine N-methyltransferase isoform X2: MGSSSPSPSPEPPQSSAPAGGASNASLRWHILRRALLSRSASPHASEGTSKDPQEKGDTNKISRKTSRGFNLIKCHTVPISQLNKSQGDSLNRNENGVECQRDVCVCYKLPCGGSPELNVIYRRDDSLELNDIEASNRFNIDTTGLVCCWPSEEVLAFYCINHSDMFRSKRVLELGAGYGLAGLVIAASANAGEVIISDGNPQVVGYIQQNMSINAKTFGQTKVKPMTLHWDQEQASDMLNSFDIIVASDCTFFKQFHQSLAWTVKSLLKHSETSQAIFLSPRRGDSLNKFLETIKEYGLCYELIENYDPTVWNLHESYVAGDDTSWPNYNEEHCYPLLVRITFGHFD; the protein is encoded by the exons ATGGGATCCTCCTCGCCTTCCccgtcgccggagccgccgcagTCGTCCGCTCCTGCCGGTGGAGCCTCCAATGCCAGCCTGCGGTGGCACATCCTCCGCCGCGCCCTGCTCTCTCGCTCCGCCTCTCCCCACGCATCAG AGGGAACCTCTAAGGATCCGCAGGAGAAAGGTGATACCAACAAAATTTCGAGGAAGACATCGCGTGGTTTTAATCTGATCAAGTGTCACACAGTGCCAATTTCACAGCTAAATAAATCACAAGGAGATTCATTAAATAGAAATGAAAATGGTGTTGAATGCCAAAGAGATGTCTGTGTTTGTTATAAGCTGCCCTGTGGTGGTTCACCGGAACTTAATGTAAT ATACAGAAGAGATGATTCCCTTGAACTAAATGACATTGAAGCTTCCAACCGATTTAATATTGACACTACTGGACTTGTAT GTTGTTGGCCGTCTGAAGAGGTCCTTGCCTTCTACTGTATCAACCATTCAGATATGTTCAG GTCTAAAAGGGTGCTTGAACTTGGAGCTGGTTACGGATTGGCGGGACTTGTTATTGCAGCCAGTGCAAATGCTGGCGAGGTTATTATTTCTGATGGAAACCCACAAGTAGTTGGAT ATATTCAACAGAACATGTCGATCAATGCAAAAACTTTTGGTCAAACGAAAGTTAAACCTATGACACTGCATTGGGATCAAGAGCAAGCTTCAGACATGTTGAACTCTTTTGACATCATTGTTGCAAGTGACTG TACATTTTTCAAGCAATTCCATCAAAGCCTTGCCTGGACAGTCAAATCTTTGTTGAAGCATTCGGAGACCTCGCAGGCTATCTTTCTGAGCCCAAGGAGAGGTGATTCACTCAACAAGTTCCTAGAAACAATCAAAGAATATGGTTTATGTTATGAGTTGATAGAGAATTATGATCCCACTGTCTGGAATCTGCACGAAAGCTATGTGGCAGGAGATGACACATCGTGGCCCAACTATAATGAGGAGCATTGCTACCCTTTGTTGGTCAGAATTACTTTTGGACATTTTGATTGA